The genomic segment GAGCGCGGCCAGATCCTGTTCGGTCATCGCGGGCTCCTGTTTTGCGTATACTGTACGAATATACAGTATTTTGCGCAACTGGCCGTTGAGCAGACTAGACGCCGTGCTGCCGATGAATCACGATCAGGAGCGCTTTTGCCTCGCTCTTGCCCGCGTTGCGGATCGCGTGCGGCCCGTCGGCCGCGTAGCGCGCGGTGTCGCCCGCCTTCAGCCGCCGCGCGGTGCCCGCCGCTTCGATCTCGATCGCGCCGTTCAGCACGGTCAGATGCTCGCGGGTGCCGGGCTCGTGCGGATTCGACACGAGCGCGCCGTTCGCCGGCAGCGTCAGCTCGTACCATTCGAACTTGCCCGCGAGTTCGATCGGTCCCCACACGCGTAACTGGTATTGCGCGTCGTGGCCGGCGAGCGTCGGAATGTCGTGCGGGCCGTCGACGCGGATCGTCTCGGGCGCCTTCGGCTGCGCGAACAGCTCGTCGAGGCTGATGCCGAGCGCGTTCGTGAGCCGCCACGCGACGGCGATCGTCGGATTTGCCTTGTCGCGCTCGATCTCCGACAGCATCGATTTCGACACGCCGGCCGCGCGCGACAGATCGTCGAGTGTGAGCTTGCGCTCGTTGCGCAGGCGCTGGATCTGCTCGCCGACCCGCGGCGGCGTCGCGCCGCGGGCGGCGGGAGCGGGCGCGGCCGTGCGCCGCGCGCCGGAAGAGCTTGCCATTTGAATTCCGTTCGCTTAGAGTTGTTCGGTATTTCGAATTTTAGTTCGGAATACAGGAAAAATACGCTGGATCAGACGGCCGACTATAACAGTAGCAAGCCGCTTTGCCGCCGCCACGAGCGCGGACGAGCGCCGAGCCTTGCAGCCCATGTCAGGAGCTTATTGCGATGCGTGATGCCTATCTTGCCCATCTACGCGGCACCCTCGACCAGATTCGCGCGGACGGTTTCTACAAGACCGAGCGCGAGATCGCCAGCCCGCAGGCGACCGACATCCGGCTGGCCGGCGGCGCGCACGTGCTGAATTTCTGCGCGAACAACTATCTGGGGCTCGCGGACGATCCGCGCCTCATCAAAGCCGCGCAGGCGGCGCTCGAGCAGGACGGGTTCGGGATGGCGTCGGTGCGCTTCATCTGCGGCACGCAGACCGTGCACAAGAGGCTCGAGGCCGCGCTGTCCGCGTTCCTGCAAACCGACGACTGCATCCTGTATTCGAGCTGCTTCGACGCGAACGGCGGCCTGTTCGAGACGCTGCTCGACGAAAACGACGCGATCATCAGCGACGAGCTGAATCACGCAAGCATCATCGACGGCGTTCGCCTGTCGAAGGCGAAGCGCTTGCGCTACAAGAACAACGACCTCGCCGATCTCGAAGCGAAGCTGCGCGAGGCCGACGCGGCGGGCGCGCGCTTCAAGCTGATCGCGACCGACGGCGTGTTCTCGATGGACGGCATCATCGCGAACCTGAAGGGCGTATGCGATCTGGCCGACCGTTACGGCGCGCTCGTGATGGTCGACGATTCGCACGCGGTCGGCTTCATCGGCGAGCACGGGCGCGGCACGCCCGAATATTGCGGCGTCGAGGGCCG from the Burkholderia humptydooensis genome contains:
- a CDS encoding helix-turn-helix domain-containing protein encodes the protein MASSSGARRTAAPAPAARGATPPRVGEQIQRLRNERKLTLDDLSRAAGVSKSMLSEIERDKANPTIAVAWRLTNALGISLDELFAQPKAPETIRVDGPHDIPTLAGHDAQYQLRVWGPIELAGKFEWYELTLPANGALVSNPHEPGTREHLTVLNGAIEIEAAGTARRLKAGDTARYAADGPHAIRNAGKSEAKALLIVIHRQHGV
- a CDS encoding glycine C-acetyltransferase, with the translated sequence MRDAYLAHLRGTLDQIRADGFYKTEREIASPQATDIRLAGGAHVLNFCANNYLGLADDPRLIKAAQAALEQDGFGMASVRFICGTQTVHKRLEAALSAFLQTDDCILYSSCFDANGGLFETLLDENDAIISDELNHASIIDGVRLSKAKRLRYKNNDLADLEAKLREADAAGARFKLIATDGVFSMDGIIANLKGVCDLADRYGALVMVDDSHAVGFIGEHGRGTPEYCGVEGRVDIVTGTLGKALGGASGGYVAARREIVELLRQRSRPYLFSNTLTPSIAAASLNVLELLASDEGARLRERVRANGVHFREKMSAAGFTLVPGEHPIIPVMLGDAQVASKMADALLAEGVYVIGFSYPVVPRGRARIRTQMSAAHTPEQIDRAVDAFVRVGKTLGVI